The genomic segment AGCATAAAATATAAAAATCGCCTTGGCCCTGAAAATTGCCAAGGATTCTAGTTAATCTTCGATTACGTTGCCTTCGGTAAAAGCATTAGAGGAGGGGTATACCTAAATGAGAATGACCAGAGATGCTTACGCAAGGGAGGTATGGAAAGTCGTCGAGGCGTTTCATCAGGGCCAAAAAATCATACCATGTCCTCACGAAAACTGTGATAAGCAACTTGAAATATCTCAGCCAAGCCTTAAAACAGGTACAGCCCTAATCTGCAGCAAGCATGGAATAATCTTCCGAGAATAGGCAACAGAAAAGGGAGGCTGTTCTGCCTCCCAAATATTGCCTTTGCCACATGCCGTGCAAGCCTGCTAAATATTAAGGTGACACGGCGTCCCGAAGCTTTTTTCCTGGTCTGAAAACAGGGCTAGAGCTAGGTGGGATTTTAATTTGTTCGCCTGTTCTTGGATTGCGCCCAATCCTTTCTCCACGCGTACGCACATCAAATGTGCCGAACCCAACAAGCGAAACCTCTTCCTTTTTACTCAACGCTTCGGTGATGGCGTCGAGGGTAGCATTCACTACCTTTTCAACATCAACTTTCTTCATGCCGGTTTTTTCAGCAACCGCGTTTATTAAATCAGGTTTATTCAAGTAAGTCACCCCCTTTCATACCAAGAGTTGCCTTGAATCGAAAGCCGCCTTGTGAGATTTGGTTTGCCTGCAGAAACGATAGGTT from the Armatimonadota bacterium genome contains:
- a CDS encoding HU family DNA-binding protein, encoding MNKPDLINAVAEKTGMKKVDVEKVVNATLDAITEALSKKEEVSLVGFGTFDVRTRGERIGRNPRTGEQIKIPPSSSPVFRPGKKLRDAVSP